A region of Poecile atricapillus isolate bPoeAtr1 chromosome 24, bPoeAtr1.hap1, whole genome shotgun sequence DNA encodes the following proteins:
- the TMEM234 gene encoding transmembrane protein 234, with the protein MATVAQAVALALVAALWGASSPFLRSAAAGTERPRGRGRLRQLLTELRFLILSPKYLLPFLLNQAGSLLFYLTLASTDLSLAVPLCNSLALIVTLVTGKILGEDIGGKRAVAGMLLTILGVSLCLAGS; encoded by the exons caCAGGCGGTGGCTCTGGCGCTGGTGGCCGCTCTCTGGGGTGCCTCCAGCCCGTTCCTCCGGTCGGCAGCGGCGGGCACCGagcggccgcggggccggggccgcctgcGGCAGCTCCTGACCGAGCTGCgcttcctcatcctcagccccaAG TACCTGCTGCCCTTCCTGCTCAACCAGGCTGGATCCCTCCTCTTCTACCTCACCTTGGCCTCCACAG ACCTGTCCCTGGCAGTCCCACTCTGCAACTCCCTGGCTTTGATTGTGACGTTGGTgactgggaaaatcctgggagagGACATCGGTGGGAAAA gagctgtggcaggaaTGCTGCTCACCATCCTGGGAGTCTCCCTGTGCCTGGCTGGGTCCTGA
- the TXLNA gene encoding alpha-taxilin isoform X1, giving the protein MKNQGVETKAAPHPSRTNSGMGLEEGDSPEAAAPPEAPLTQEDPKSSCDVSEELSRQLEDILNTYCVDASQENPGEDGGQGEPPEPEEPEKGRSESPRNGEQEPGGPEMNGEKENTKGSEEFRPGEEGGERDQKKAQEKKKAKGLGKEITLLMQTLNTLSTSEEKLAALCKKYAELLEEHRNSQKQMKILQKKQSQLVQEKDHLQSEHSKAILARSKLESLCRELQRHNRTLKEEGVQRAREEEEKRKEVTSHFQVTLNDIQLQMEQHNDRNSKLRQENMELAERLKKLIEQYELREEHIDKVFKHKELQQQLVDAKLQQAQEMLKEAEERHQREKDFLLKEAVESQRMCELMKQQETHLKQQLALYTEKFEEFQNTLSKSSEVFTTFKQEMEKMTKKIKKLEKETTMYRSRWESSNKALLEMAEEKTLRDKELEGLQVKIQRLEKLCRALQTERNDLNKKVQDLCAHTDLLEPLKEPSRDSSEAAADALSSGKATNSPDPAEMPAELSMGQSGTEEGIRGTD; this is encoded by the exons ATGAAGAACCAGGGAGTGGAGACcaaagcagctccacatccttccAGAACAAAcagtgggatggggctggaagaGGGAGATTCaccagaggctgcagctccccCCGAAG ctcccctcacACAGGAGGATCCCAAATCCTCCTGCGACGTCTCGGAGGAGCTGAGCCGGCAGCTGGAGGACATCCTCAACACTTACTGTGTGGATGCCAGCCAGGAGAACCCAGGGGAGGAcggagggcagggagagccccCTGAGCCCGAGGAGCCCGAAAAGGGACGGAGTGAATCCCCCAGGAACGGGGAGCAGGAGCCAGGCGGCCCCGAGATGAACGGGGAGAAGGAGAACACCAAGGGAAGCGAGGAATTCCGGCCTGGAGAGGAGGGCGGCGAGCGGGACCAGAAGAAAgctcaggagaagaaaaaagccaaGGGTTTAG GCAAGGAAATCACTTTGCTGATGCAGACCCTGAACACCCTGAGCACGTCAGAGGAGAAACTGGCAGCTCTCTGCAAGAAATACGCTGAGCTG ctggAGGAGCACCGCAACTcgcagaagcagatgaagatcCTGCAGAAGAAGCAGAGCCAGCTGGTGCAGGAGAAGGATCACCTGCAGAGCGAGCACAGCAAGGCCATCCTGGCCCGGAGCAAGCTGGAGAGCCTGTGCCGGGAGCTGCAGAGGCACAACCGCACCCTCAAG GAGGAGGGTGTCCAGCGtgccagggaggaggaggagaagaggaaggaggtGACCTCGCACTTCCAGGTGACCCTGAACGACATCCAGCTGCAGATGGAGCAGCACAACGACCGCAACTCCAAACTGCGGCAGGAGAACATGGAGCTGGCAGAGCGGCTGAAGAAGCTGATCGAGCAGTACGAGCTGCGGGAGGAG CACATCGACAAGGTGTTCAAGcacaaggagctgcagcagcagctggtggatGCCAAACTGCAGCAAGCCCAGGAGATGCTgaaggaggcagaggagaggCACCAGCGGGAGAAAGACTTT CTGCTGAAGGAGGCTGTGGAGTCACAGAGGATGTGTGAGCTGATGAAGCAGCAGGAGACCCACCTCAAGCAGCAG CTGGCTCTGTACACAGAGAAGTTTGAGGAGTTCCAGAACACTCTTTCCAAAAGCAGTGAAGTGTTTACAACATTTAAACAGGAGATGGAGAAG atgaccaagaaaatcaagaagctggagaaggagacCACGATGTACCGCTCCCGCTGGGAGAGCAGCAACAAGGCCCTCCTGGAGATGGCAGAAGAG aaAACCCTGCGGGAcaaggagctggaggggctCCAGGTGAAGATCCAGCGCCTGGAGAAGCTTTGCCGTGCGCTGCAGACGGAGCGAAACGACCTCAACAAGAAGGTGCAGGACCTGTGTGCCCACACGGACCTGTTGGAGCCTCTGAAGGAGCCATCCCGGGACAGCTCCGAGGCAGCTGCAGATGCCCTGAGCTCAGGAAAGGCCACAAACAGCCCAGATCCCGCAGAAATGCCAGCAGAACTGAGCATGGGGCAGAGCGGGACCGAGGAGGGGATTCGGGGCACTGACTGA
- the TXLNA gene encoding alpha-taxilin isoform X2, with translation MKNQGVETKAAPHPSRTNSGMGLEEGDSPEAAAPPEAPLTQEDPKSSCDVSEELSRQLEDILNTYCVDASQENPGEDGGQGEPPEPEEPEKGRSESPRNGEQEPGGPEMNGEKENTKGSEEFRPGEEGGERDQKKAQEKKKAKGLGKEITLLMQTLNTLSTSEEKLAALCKKYAELEEGVQRAREEEEKRKEVTSHFQVTLNDIQLQMEQHNDRNSKLRQENMELAERLKKLIEQYELREEHIDKVFKHKELQQQLVDAKLQQAQEMLKEAEERHQREKDFLLKEAVESQRMCELMKQQETHLKQQLALYTEKFEEFQNTLSKSSEVFTTFKQEMEKMTKKIKKLEKETTMYRSRWESSNKALLEMAEEKTLRDKELEGLQVKIQRLEKLCRALQTERNDLNKKVQDLCAHTDLLEPLKEPSRDSSEAAADALSSGKATNSPDPAEMPAELSMGQSGTEEGIRGTD, from the exons ATGAAGAACCAGGGAGTGGAGACcaaagcagctccacatccttccAGAACAAAcagtgggatggggctggaagaGGGAGATTCaccagaggctgcagctccccCCGAAG ctcccctcacACAGGAGGATCCCAAATCCTCCTGCGACGTCTCGGAGGAGCTGAGCCGGCAGCTGGAGGACATCCTCAACACTTACTGTGTGGATGCCAGCCAGGAGAACCCAGGGGAGGAcggagggcagggagagccccCTGAGCCCGAGGAGCCCGAAAAGGGACGGAGTGAATCCCCCAGGAACGGGGAGCAGGAGCCAGGCGGCCCCGAGATGAACGGGGAGAAGGAGAACACCAAGGGAAGCGAGGAATTCCGGCCTGGAGAGGAGGGCGGCGAGCGGGACCAGAAGAAAgctcaggagaagaaaaaagccaaGGGTTTAG GCAAGGAAATCACTTTGCTGATGCAGACCCTGAACACCCTGAGCACGTCAGAGGAGAAACTGGCAGCTCTCTGCAAGAAATACGCTGAGCTG GAGGAGGGTGTCCAGCGtgccagggaggaggaggagaagaggaaggaggtGACCTCGCACTTCCAGGTGACCCTGAACGACATCCAGCTGCAGATGGAGCAGCACAACGACCGCAACTCCAAACTGCGGCAGGAGAACATGGAGCTGGCAGAGCGGCTGAAGAAGCTGATCGAGCAGTACGAGCTGCGGGAGGAG CACATCGACAAGGTGTTCAAGcacaaggagctgcagcagcagctggtggatGCCAAACTGCAGCAAGCCCAGGAGATGCTgaaggaggcagaggagaggCACCAGCGGGAGAAAGACTTT CTGCTGAAGGAGGCTGTGGAGTCACAGAGGATGTGTGAGCTGATGAAGCAGCAGGAGACCCACCTCAAGCAGCAG CTGGCTCTGTACACAGAGAAGTTTGAGGAGTTCCAGAACACTCTTTCCAAAAGCAGTGAAGTGTTTACAACATTTAAACAGGAGATGGAGAAG atgaccaagaaaatcaagaagctggagaaggagacCACGATGTACCGCTCCCGCTGGGAGAGCAGCAACAAGGCCCTCCTGGAGATGGCAGAAGAG aaAACCCTGCGGGAcaaggagctggaggggctCCAGGTGAAGATCCAGCGCCTGGAGAAGCTTTGCCGTGCGCTGCAGACGGAGCGAAACGACCTCAACAAGAAGGTGCAGGACCTGTGTGCCCACACGGACCTGTTGGAGCCTCTGAAGGAGCCATCCCGGGACAGCTCCGAGGCAGCTGCAGATGCCCTGAGCTCAGGAAAGGCCACAAACAGCCCAGATCCCGCAGAAATGCCAGCAGAACTGAGCATGGGGCAGAGCGGGACCGAGGAGGGGATTCGGGGCACTGACTGA